The Gemmatimonadota bacterium genome has a window encoding:
- the carB gene encoding carbamoyl-phosphate synthase large subunit, giving the protein MPKRTDIESILIIGSGPIVIGQACEFDYSGTQACRALREEGYRVVLINSNPATIMTDPDMADRTYVEPITAEYVEKVIRRERPDVMLPTLGGQTALNVAVELAESGTLNRYGVELIGAKLEAIKMAEDRELFQQAMERIGLEVPRGGFARTVGEAWELVKNTGFPAIIRPAFTLGGAGGSIARSESDYAEAVEWGLSTSPITEVLIEESVIGWKEYELEVMRDLADNVVIICSIENFDPMGVHTGDSITVAPAQTLTDKEYQALRDASIKVIREIGVETGGSNIQFAVSPEDGRILAIEMNPRVSRSSALASKATGFPIAKIAAKLAVGYTLDEIPNDITRETPASFEPTIDYVVVKIPRWAFEKFPNADTQLGTQMKSVGETMAIGRTFKEAVQKGLRGLEIDRHGLGADGKDAVDGVLDDLREQMTRPTAERIFQIKTALQLGMPVDEIYALTGVDPWFLHNLRDIVDLEGEIGAHRNGSMPRNLLHKAKQAGFSDMQIAHLTGSDERSVRTRRLESGVDAVFKTVDTCAAEFEAMTPYYYSTYETENETRPKTRKTIMILGGGPNRIGQGIEFDYCCVQAVMALKEDGYETIMVNSNPETVSTDYDISDRLFFEPLTFEDVMNIVETEKPDGVIVQFGGQTPLKLALPLERAGVPIIGTSPDSIDLAEDRKRFGALTKALGIPHPPHGTVFSFEEAREVAGEIGYPVLVRPSYVLGGRNMALVYDDDSLQSYMRTAVHVSPEHPILIDKFLEDAFEYDVDAISDGTDVVLGGIMEHIEEAGIHSGDSACVLPPYMVKPMHIDTMRNYTHALARSLKVVGLINVQYAIKNDVVYVLEVNPRASRTIPFVSKAIGVPLAQLAARVMAGKTLRDLGFTEEIIPPYASVKEVVLPFVKFAGSDSLLGPEMKSTGEVMGIYEEPGIAFAKGQSAAGGSLPLTGTVLVSVNAFDHENVVDIARELDMLGFTIMATSGTGRTLEDAGLAVVRVNKVWEGEPHIVDHIRRSDIQLIINTPLGKSARDDDYMIRRAAIEANIPCITTLSAAWSAVKAIQALKNEGREISVKSLQEWHETLKEARV; this is encoded by the coding sequence TTGCCGAAACGCACCGACATCGAATCCATCCTGATCATCGGCTCCGGGCCGATCGTCATCGGACAGGCCTGCGAGTTCGACTATTCCGGCACCCAGGCCTGCCGGGCGCTCCGCGAAGAAGGCTACCGGGTCGTGCTGATCAACAGCAATCCGGCCACGATCATGACGGATCCGGACATGGCGGACCGGACCTACGTCGAGCCCATCACCGCGGAATACGTGGAGAAGGTCATCCGGCGCGAGCGCCCCGACGTGATGCTGCCCACGCTCGGGGGACAGACCGCGCTGAACGTCGCCGTCGAGCTCGCCGAGTCGGGCACGCTGAACCGCTACGGGGTCGAACTCATCGGCGCCAAGCTCGAAGCGATCAAGATGGCAGAGGACCGGGAACTGTTCCAGCAGGCCATGGAGCGCATCGGCCTGGAAGTGCCCCGGGGCGGCTTCGCGCGGACCGTCGGAGAGGCCTGGGAACTGGTGAAGAATACGGGCTTCCCCGCCATCATCCGGCCGGCTTTCACCCTGGGCGGCGCGGGCGGTAGCATCGCGCGCAGCGAATCGGATTACGCCGAGGCCGTCGAATGGGGCCTGTCCACCAGTCCCATCACCGAGGTGCTGATCGAGGAGTCGGTCATCGGCTGGAAGGAATACGAACTCGAGGTCATGCGCGACCTGGCCGACAACGTGGTGATCATCTGCTCCATCGAGAATTTCGACCCCATGGGCGTGCACACCGGCGACAGCATCACGGTCGCGCCCGCGCAGACGCTCACGGACAAGGAATACCAGGCGCTCCGGGACGCCTCGATCAAGGTGATCCGGGAAATCGGCGTGGAGACGGGCGGATCGAACATCCAGTTCGCCGTCAGCCCGGAGGACGGCCGCATCCTGGCCATCGAGATGAACCCGCGCGTGTCTCGCAGCTCGGCCCTGGCTTCCAAGGCCACGGGCTTCCCCATTGCCAAGATCGCCGCGAAACTGGCGGTCGGATATACGCTGGACGAGATCCCGAACGACATTACCCGCGAAACCCCGGCATCCTTCGAACCCACCATCGACTACGTGGTGGTGAAGATCCCGCGGTGGGCATTCGAGAAATTTCCCAACGCCGACACCCAGCTCGGCACGCAGATGAAGTCGGTGGGCGAGACCATGGCCATCGGTCGGACCTTCAAGGAAGCGGTCCAGAAAGGGCTCAGGGGCCTGGAGATCGACCGCCACGGCCTCGGCGCGGACGGGAAGGACGCGGTGGACGGCGTGCTGGACGATCTCAGGGAGCAGATGACCCGGCCCACGGCGGAGCGCATCTTCCAGATCAAGACCGCCCTCCAGCTCGGCATGCCCGTCGACGAGATCTATGCGCTTACCGGCGTCGATCCCTGGTTCCTGCACAACCTGAGGGACATCGTCGATCTCGAGGGCGAAATCGGCGCGCACCGGAACGGGTCCATGCCCCGGAACCTGCTGCACAAGGCCAAGCAGGCCGGTTTCTCCGACATGCAGATCGCCCACCTGACCGGTAGCGACGAGCGGTCGGTCCGCACCCGGCGCCTCGAGTCGGGCGTAGACGCCGTGTTCAAGACCGTCGACACCTGCGCGGCCGAGTTCGAGGCCATGACGCCCTATTACTATTCGACCTACGAGACTGAGAACGAGACCCGGCCCAAGACGCGGAAGACGATTATGATCCTGGGCGGCGGGCCGAACCGCATCGGCCAGGGGATCGAGTTCGACTACTGCTGCGTGCAGGCGGTCATGGCGCTGAAGGAGGACGGATACGAGACGATCATGGTCAACAGCAACCCGGAGACCGTGAGCACCGATTACGACATCTCGGACCGGCTGTTCTTCGAGCCCCTCACCTTCGAAGACGTGATGAACATCGTCGAGACGGAAAAGCCGGACGGCGTGATCGTCCAGTTCGGCGGTCAGACGCCCCTCAAGCTGGCCCTGCCGCTCGAGCGCGCGGGCGTGCCCATCATCGGCACCTCGCCCGACAGCATCGACCTGGCCGAGGACCGCAAGCGGTTCGGCGCCCTGACGAAGGCGCTGGGCATCCCCCATCCGCCCCACGGGACGGTCTTCTCCTTCGAAGAGGCCCGCGAGGTGGCGGGCGAGATCGGTTACCCCGTGCTGGTGCGGCCTTCCTACGTCCTTGGCGGGCGCAACATGGCCCTGGTCTACGACGACGACTCCCTGCAAAGCTACATGCGGACCGCCGTCCACGTCTCCCCCGAGCATCCCATCCTCATCGACAAATTCCTCGAGGACGCCTTCGAGTACGACGTGGACGCCATCTCCGACGGGACGGACGTCGTCCTGGGCGGGATCATGGAACACATCGAGGAAGCGGGCATCCATTCCGGAGACAGCGCCTGCGTGCTGCCGCCCTACATGGTCAAGCCCATGCATATCGACACCATGAGGAACTACACCCACGCCCTGGCGAGAAGCCTCAAGGTCGTCGGCCTGATCAACGTGCAGTACGCCATAAAGAACGACGTCGTCTACGTGCTGGAGGTCAACCCGCGCGCCTCGCGGACGATACCCTTCGTGTCCAAGGCCATCGGCGTGCCGCTGGCCCAGCTCGCGGCCCGGGTCATGGCCGGGAAGACACTGCGCGATCTCGGGTTCACCGAGGAGATCATCCCGCCCTACGCCTCGGTGAAGGAGGTCGTGCTGCCCTTCGTGAAATTCGCGGGGTCGGACAGCCTGCTCGGACCCGAAATGAAGTCGACCGGCGAGGTCATGGGCATCTACGAAGAACCGGGTATCGCCTTCGCCAAGGGGCAGAGCGCGGCGGGCGGCTCCCTGCCCCTGACCGGCACCGTCCTGGTCAGCGTCAACGCCTTCGACCACGAGAACGTCGTGGACATCGCCCGGGAACTCGATATGCTGGGCTTCACGATCATGGCGACGAGCGGCACCGGCCGCACGCTGGAGGACGCCGGCCTGGCGGTGGTCCGGGTCAACAAGGTCTGGGAAGGCGAACCACACATCGTGGACCACATCCGGCGGAGCGACATCCAACTCATCATCAACACGCCCCTGGGCAAGAGCGCGCGGGACGACGACTACATGATCCGCCGCGCGGCCATCGAGGCGAACATCCCTTGCATCACCACGCTCTCGGCGGCCTGGTCCGCGGTCAAGGCCATCCAGGCGCTCAAGAACGAGGGGCGCGAGATCTCGGTGAAGAGCCTGCAGGAGTGGCACGAGACATTGAAGGAAGCGAGGGTTTGA
- a CDS encoding tetratricopeptide repeat protein translates to MIRTARVFMVFLLLAAVETPPAATAQDATAQDGAAFKEAIEEGRAARQRYVDRIGELQTEVSRQNARLRNAGTGSRDEQVRHNETILALARLHASVGQYVQAVELLKSAVGQADATSDAGATNHSQAATADTGEMRALLGRLLLHVGRHVEAESVLAAARSRQGGLALATVRLAEVYFTTGRTEEGLELCREVLRDTGTQGPANAPNLLAAGLAARYLELSHEANSFLAAATRVDSEHLDAYVAWGRLFLDKHNRAEATGIFEDALKIDSGYPPALIGLAEALAEKQPLPAEAVVRKALAINPSLMEGRHFLAGLHLTDEAYDNAIGQLDQALEVNPESPGTHALLAAAYHGQGRQAEFEAARQRVMDINPSYGRMYEIIANHLTRRYRFRESVEMGRRAIETDPALWSAYAGLGISLTRVGEMDEARRMLEQAFDRDPFDTRTYNTLELLDSFEDFETRESGPFILKIHRDEDAVYGKLALDLLEEAHRTIAPRYGFTPGGHVHVEMLPDNDDFMVRIAGVPGTGGLLGVCFGEVVVANSPRARPKGTFNWGQTLWHEYVHVTHLQQTRNRIPRWLAEGIAVYETRLARPEWDMDLEAEFTEAAVQGELLAVSELNRGFTRPKSRNQIVLSYYQASIVVEYMVDTFGFEAVRSMLDLYNRNRTTAEVVREVTGRSMEDFDRAFADYTEKRIAGLRRVLQFKPSRDEKPTMAELEAMAADHPESFYAHLMLGQALHMQKRYEEAITPLERARTLFANYTHAGSPHALLAEIYLEQGNTEAAMEALEALTAVDEDDIESCKTLAGLYAGEGRRGDALRILERAVMIDPFDAEIRKMRAGLYERDGRPDLAVPEYEAVLAVETTDRVQAQYDLARAYLAAGRKDDARKAALKALEDAPGFEAAQEVLLRSLE, encoded by the coding sequence CGGGGAACTCCAGACGGAAGTTTCGCGGCAGAACGCCCGCCTGCGCAACGCCGGGACCGGCAGTCGTGATGAGCAGGTGCGACACAACGAGACGATCCTGGCACTTGCGCGGCTTCACGCGTCCGTCGGACAGTATGTGCAGGCAGTCGAACTCCTGAAGAGCGCAGTGGGGCAAGCGGACGCGACAAGCGATGCGGGCGCGACGAACCATTCGCAAGCCGCGACCGCCGACACGGGCGAGATGCGCGCGTTGCTCGGCAGGCTTCTCCTGCACGTGGGGCGGCATGTCGAGGCAGAATCCGTGCTGGCTGCCGCCCGGTCTCGCCAGGGCGGGCTGGCGCTGGCTACCGTTCGGCTCGCGGAGGTGTATTTCACGACGGGCAGGACCGAGGAGGGCCTCGAACTGTGCCGCGAAGTCCTGAGGGACACGGGAACACAAGGGCCTGCGAACGCGCCGAACCTGCTGGCCGCGGGGCTCGCCGCGCGGTACCTGGAACTTTCTCACGAGGCCAACTCTTTTCTGGCCGCGGCCACCCGTGTCGACAGCGAGCACCTCGATGCCTACGTAGCGTGGGGGCGCCTCTTCCTCGACAAGCACAACCGCGCGGAAGCGACCGGGATTTTCGAGGACGCGCTGAAGATCGACTCCGGATATCCGCCCGCGCTGATCGGCCTGGCCGAGGCGCTTGCGGAGAAACAGCCGCTGCCGGCGGAAGCCGTGGTACGGAAGGCACTAGCGATAAATCCCTCGCTCATGGAGGGACGCCATTTCCTCGCGGGGCTTCACCTGACGGACGAGGCCTATGATAATGCGATCGGCCAGCTGGACCAAGCCCTGGAGGTCAACCCGGAATCACCCGGAACCCATGCCCTCCTGGCGGCCGCTTACCACGGTCAGGGCCGCCAGGCCGAATTCGAAGCCGCCCGGCAGCGTGTCATGGACATCAATCCTTCCTATGGCCGGATGTACGAAATCATCGCGAACCACCTCACGCGGCGCTACCGGTTCCGGGAGTCCGTGGAGATGGGCCGCCGGGCGATCGAGACCGACCCCGCGCTCTGGTCGGCCTATGCCGGGTTGGGGATCAGCCTGACCCGGGTCGGCGAGATGGATGAGGCCCGGCGGATGCTGGAACAGGCCTTCGACCGAGACCCCTTCGACACCCGTACCTACAACACGCTGGAGCTGCTCGATTCCTTTGAAGATTTCGAGACCCGGGAAAGTGGTCCGTTTATCTTGAAGATCCACCGGGACGAAGACGCCGTGTACGGAAAGCTGGCCCTCGATCTGCTCGAAGAAGCCCACCGGACGATCGCCCCGCGGTACGGATTCACGCCGGGTGGGCACGTCCATGTAGAGATGTTGCCGGACAACGACGACTTCATGGTGCGCATCGCCGGCGTGCCGGGAACGGGCGGCCTGCTGGGGGTCTGCTTCGGCGAAGTGGTGGTGGCAAATTCGCCCAGGGCCCGGCCGAAGGGGACGTTCAACTGGGGGCAGACGCTCTGGCACGAGTACGTCCACGTCACCCATCTGCAGCAGACGCGCAACCGCATCCCCCGCTGGCTGGCGGAAGGCATCGCCGTCTACGAGACGCGTCTCGCCCGCCCGGAATGGGACATGGACCTGGAAGCGGAGTTCACCGAGGCGGCGGTCCAGGGCGAATTGCTCGCCGTCAGCGAACTGAACCGGGGTTTCACCCGGCCGAAGTCACGGAACCAGATCGTCCTTTCCTACTACCAGGCCTCGATCGTCGTGGAATACATGGTGGACACCTTCGGATTCGAGGCGGTCCGGAGCATGCTGGACCTGTACAACCGGAATCGGACCACCGCCGAAGTCGTTCGCGAGGTAACGGGCCGGTCCATGGAAGACTTCGACCGGGCTTTCGCGGACTATACCGAAAAGCGAATCGCCGGGCTCCGGCGCGTCCTGCAATTCAAGCCGTCGCGCGACGAGAAGCCGACCATGGCCGAACTGGAGGCGATGGCGGCCGATCATCCGGAGAGTTTCTACGCCCACCTGATGCTGGGCCAGGCGTTGCACATGCAGAAACGGTATGAAGAAGCCATCACGCCGCTTGAACGCGCCCGGACCCTCTTCGCAAACTACACCCATGCCGGCAGTCCCCACGCACTGCTGGCGGAGATCTACCTCGAACAGGGGAACACGGAAGCGGCGATGGAGGCCCTCGAGGCCCTCACCGCCGTCGACGAGGACGACATCGAATCCTGCAAGACCCTGGCCGGGCTCTACGCCGGGGAAGGCCGGCGCGGGGACGCCCTCCGCATCCTGGAACGGGCCGTCATGATCGATCCCTTCGACGCCGAGATCCGAAAGATGCGCGCCGGTTTGTACGAACGGGATGGAAGGCCGGACCTGGCCGTGCCTGAATATGAAGCCGTGCTGGCGGTCGAGACCACCGACCGGGTGCAGGCGCAGTACGACCTGGCCCGCGCATACCTGGCGGCGGGAAGGAAGGACGACGCCAGGAAGGCCGCGCTGAAAGCCCTGGAGGACGCACCGGGTTTCGAAGCCGCCCAGGAAGTCCTGCTCCGGTCGCTGGAGTGA